One window from the genome of Streptomyces sp. NBC_00708 encodes:
- a CDS encoding TerD family protein has translation MSTPNKDFEKVEVRIKWDPSDQGDAPNDLDIIAATYPADEPYGSPAYLVHFDSRAPDGTITLNRDSRTGQGLGYDEVMTLELDRLSDAYARVVVGVAIQQRDGRKTFGAIEHTGVQIREGYTTLAEDDFSSVGAATAAVVAEFVRDDSGGWHFHGTVRGFDGEPDEFAAAMGGRAFGA, from the coding sequence ATGAGCACCCCCAACAAGGATTTCGAAAAGGTCGAGGTGCGGATCAAGTGGGATCCCAGCGACCAGGGCGATGCGCCCAATGACCTCGACATCATCGCGGCGACCTACCCGGCGGACGAGCCGTACGGCAGTCCGGCGTACCTCGTGCACTTCGACAGCCGGGCGCCCGACGGCACGATCACGCTCAACCGTGACAGCAGGACCGGTCAGGGCCTCGGCTACGACGAGGTGATGACGCTGGAACTGGACCGGCTGTCCGATGCCTACGCCCGGGTCGTCGTCGGCGTCGCCATCCAGCAGCGCGACGGCCGCAAGACGTTCGGCGCCATAGAGCACACCGGTGTCCAGATCCGCGAGGGCTATACGACGCTGGCCGAGGACGACTTCTCCTCGGTGGGCGCCGCCACGGCGGCCGTCGTGGCCGAATTCGTACGGGACGACTCCGGCGGCTGGCACTTCCACGGCACCGTCCGGGGCTTCGACGGCGAACCCGACGAGTTCGCCGCCGCGATGGGTGGCCGCGCGTTCGGCGCGTAG
- a CDS encoding YdbC family protein produces the protein MLVKWIRCSVSDRRGFERGQRKWAGLLGEPGFRGQGGGWSRGRPEVAHVFAFWENRVFYDSFMARGHDALAAAQAGTYQDIQVKLFEYRFDVKTGFEPRFTDADVLRVAHSRVHEHRVEHFALMQQRVWNPAMAGSPGMLRGIFGEAPGHEFLVLSMWQSSAERGKYRPGSVDRLSRRAGTEEDVTALEGDVVQLEPSWTV, from the coding sequence GTGCTGGTCAAGTGGATTCGCTGCAGTGTGTCGGACCGTCGGGGTTTCGAACGGGGGCAGCGGAAATGGGCGGGGCTGCTGGGTGAGCCGGGGTTCAGGGGACAGGGCGGCGGCTGGAGCCGTGGCCGGCCGGAGGTGGCGCACGTCTTCGCCTTCTGGGAGAACCGGGTCTTCTACGACTCCTTCATGGCGCGGGGCCACGACGCCCTGGCGGCGGCGCAGGCCGGAACGTACCAGGACATCCAGGTCAAGCTGTTCGAGTACCGCTTCGACGTGAAGACCGGATTCGAACCCCGCTTCACGGACGCGGACGTGCTCAGGGTGGCCCACAGCCGGGTCCACGAGCACCGCGTCGAACACTTCGCGCTGATGCAGCAGCGGGTGTGGAACCCCGCGATGGCGGGATCGCCCGGGATGCTGCGGGGGATCTTCGGCGAGGCCCCCGGCCACGAGTTCCTGGTCCTGTCGATGTGGCAGTCCAGCGCGGAACGCGGAAAGTACCGGCCGGGAAGCGTCGACCGGCTCTCGCGACGCGCCGGAACCGAGGAGGACGTGACCGCGCTGGAGGGCGACGTCGTGCAGCTCGAACCGTCCTGGACGGTGTGA
- a CDS encoding histidine phosphatase family protein, with translation MARPQRIVLVRHGESEGNADDTVYEREPDHALKLTPTGQQQARETGVRLRELFGEERVSVYVSPYRRTHETFASLGLDAGRVRVREEPRLREQDWGNWQDHDDVRLQKAYRDAYGHFFYRFAQGESGADVYDRVGAFLESLHRSFEAPDHPPNVLLVTHGLTMRLFCMRWFHWSVAEFESLSNPGNGESRTLLLGRNGRYTLDRPFERWRTPEPYGITG, from the coding sequence ATGGCACGACCGCAACGCATCGTTCTTGTCCGGCACGGCGAGTCCGAGGGCAACGCCGACGACACCGTGTACGAGCGCGAGCCCGACCACGCATTGAAGCTCACCCCCACGGGGCAGCAGCAGGCCCGCGAGACGGGGGTGCGGCTGCGCGAGCTGTTCGGCGAGGAGCGGGTGAGCGTGTACGTCTCCCCCTACCGGCGCACCCACGAGACGTTCGCGTCCCTCGGCCTGGACGCCGGGCGGGTGCGGGTCCGCGAGGAGCCGAGGCTGCGCGAACAGGACTGGGGGAACTGGCAGGACCACGACGACGTGCGGTTGCAGAAGGCCTACCGGGACGCCTACGGCCACTTCTTCTACCGCTTCGCGCAGGGCGAGTCCGGAGCGGACGTGTACGACAGGGTCGGTGCCTTCCTGGAGAGCCTGCACCGCAGTTTCGAGGCCCCCGACCACCCGCCGAACGTTCTCCTGGTCACTCACGGTCTGACCATGCGGCTCTTCTGCATGCGCTGGTTCCACTGGTCCGTGGCCGAATTCGAATCGCTTTCCAACCCCGGGAACGGGGAATCACGGACGCTGCTCCTCGGCAGGAACGGGCGGTACACGCTCGACCGTCCCTTCGAGCGCTGGCGTACTCCTGAGCCGTACGGCATCACCGGATAG
- a CDS encoding ADP-ribosylglycohydrolase family protein, whose product MTESASDQRRERALASLRGLSLGDALGSQFFVPANYPLLKDRALPPGPWQWTDDTEMACSVVAVLREHGRIDQDALAHSFAHRHDFDRGYGPAVNRMLRLVREGGDWRELASSLFNGQGSWGNGSSMRIAPLGAWYADDPEQATHQAEISSYTTHQHREAVVGAMAVAAAAALVAAPSGPPAPADLLDGVVALIPRSAVGAGLRRARDMLDYEDAGTVAAVLGNGRRTSAHDTVPFALWSAARSLGDFEQAFWVTAQAGGDVDTTCAIVGGVVAAGMAGRPPEHWTAQAEALPEWTSRADALPDGPKR is encoded by the coding sequence ATGACCGAATCCGCTTCCGACCAGCGCCGCGAACGCGCCCTTGCCAGCCTGCGGGGCCTGTCCCTGGGAGACGCCCTGGGCTCCCAGTTCTTCGTGCCCGCCAACTACCCGCTCCTCAAGGACCGTGCCCTCCCGCCCGGACCGTGGCAGTGGACCGATGACACGGAGATGGCCTGTTCCGTCGTCGCCGTGCTCCGCGAGCACGGCCGCATCGACCAGGACGCCCTCGCCCACTCGTTCGCACACCGTCACGACTTCGACCGGGGATACGGCCCCGCCGTGAACCGCATGCTCCGCCTGGTCCGCGAGGGCGGCGACTGGCGTGAGCTCGCCTCCTCCCTGTTCAACGGACAGGGCAGCTGGGGCAACGGCTCGTCGATGCGCATCGCGCCGCTGGGCGCCTGGTACGCGGACGACCCCGAGCAGGCCACGCACCAGGCCGAGATCTCCTCGTACACCACGCACCAGCACCGGGAGGCAGTCGTCGGTGCGATGGCCGTCGCGGCGGCCGCGGCGCTCGTCGCCGCACCGTCCGGGCCGCCCGCCCCCGCGGACCTGCTGGACGGGGTCGTCGCGCTCATTCCGCGCAGCGCCGTCGGCGCCGGACTGCGCCGGGCCCGCGACATGCTGGACTACGAGGACGCGGGCACCGTCGCGGCGGTCCTCGGCAACGGGCGCCGGACCAGTGCGCACGACACCGTCCCGTTCGCCCTGTGGTCGGCGGCGCGGAGCCTCGGCGACTTCGAGCAGGCCTTCTGGGTGACCGCTCAGGCCGGCGGCGACGTGGACACCACCTGCGCAATTGTCGGAGGCGTGGTCGCGGCGGGTATGGCGGGCAGGCCCCCCGAGCACTGGACGGCACAGGCGGAAGCGCTGCCGGAGTGGACATCCCGGGCGGACGCACTGCCGGACGGGCCGAAGCGCTAG
- a CDS encoding DUF4173 domain-containing protein gives MAPEPAPATAGAGAPLGHATGGAPEPPKIPAYAAQQPGGPRQPNPWGKQPPSATPRLRGVKPGPVRPGTLWAVLVTALLSMTLLGDGIGLNLLIVALPASAGAYIAARAAGRRLHPWTAVWGIGGLALLAVPALRDAGWPTFLALVSALALGSLALHGTRSWLGVFLGSLGLFTSVVVSPGWGLRGVRDRMSGSRGRFGVVFRSAAVAVVLLIVFGALFASADAAFADLLGSLTPDVSVGDSPWRIFLGLLGLIGALAAAYTAAAPVRWDELTVRPGRARGRLEWALPLIVLNLLFAAFLAIQLTVLLGGYDKVMAETDLSYSEYARQGFWQLLWATVLTLGVIALALRWAPRGGARDRTLVRGVLGTLCLLTLVVVASALRRMDLYVDAYGLTRLRISVAAVELWLGVVLVLIMAAGVFGPRLLPRAVAASAAVGVLAFGLVSPDGLIAEQSVQRYRNDHSIDIEYLKGLSADAAPALDTLPEPLRSCALQDIQRALRDSDEPWYATSWGEKRARDILGDWDPGFRALDCRGLSSGDNGDERGGGTDDAYDPYDPY, from the coding sequence ATGGCACCCGAACCCGCGCCCGCGACCGCGGGTGCGGGTGCACCCCTGGGGCACGCCACGGGCGGCGCGCCCGAGCCCCCGAAGATCCCGGCCTACGCGGCGCAGCAGCCGGGCGGGCCGAGGCAGCCCAACCCCTGGGGCAAGCAGCCTCCCTCGGCAACGCCGCGGCTCCGCGGCGTGAAACCGGGGCCCGTTCGCCCCGGCACGCTCTGGGCCGTCCTCGTGACGGCGTTGCTCAGCATGACTCTGCTCGGCGACGGCATCGGGCTGAACCTGCTCATCGTGGCGCTGCCCGCCTCGGCCGGGGCGTACATCGCCGCACGCGCGGCCGGCCGCAGGCTCCACCCCTGGACCGCCGTGTGGGGGATCGGCGGACTGGCGCTGCTGGCCGTCCCGGCGCTCAGGGACGCCGGCTGGCCCACGTTCCTCGCTCTGGTGTCCGCTCTGGCGCTCGGCTCGCTTGCGCTCCACGGCACCAGGAGCTGGCTCGGCGTGTTCCTCGGTTCCCTGGGCCTGTTCACCTCCGTGGTCGTATCGCCGGGCTGGGGCCTCCGAGGTGTCCGCGACCGGATGTCCGGCTCCCGGGGCCGGTTCGGCGTCGTGTTCCGGTCCGCAGCCGTGGCCGTCGTCCTGCTCATCGTGTTCGGTGCGCTCTTCGCGAGCGCGGACGCCGCCTTCGCGGATCTGCTGGGCAGCCTGACCCCCGATGTGTCCGTCGGTGACAGCCCGTGGCGGATCTTCCTGGGCCTCCTCGGCCTCATCGGCGCGCTCGCCGCCGCCTACACGGCTGCCGCACCGGTCCGCTGGGACGAACTGACCGTACGTCCTGGCAGGGCGCGCGGGCGGTTGGAGTGGGCTCTCCCGCTGATCGTGCTCAACCTCCTCTTCGCCGCCTTTCTCGCCATTCAGCTCACGGTGTTGCTCGGCGGATACGACAAGGTGATGGCCGAGACGGATCTCAGCTACTCCGAGTACGCCCGCCAGGGCTTCTGGCAGCTGCTCTGGGCCACCGTGCTCACACTCGGCGTCATCGCGCTCGCCCTCCGCTGGGCTCCGCGCGGAGGTGCCCGGGACCGCACGCTCGTCCGCGGCGTGCTCGGCACCCTGTGCCTGCTCACACTCGTCGTGGTCGCCTCGGCTCTCCGGCGTATGGACCTCTATGTCGACGCGTACGGCCTGACCCGGTTGCGGATCTCCGTGGCCGCCGTGGAGCTCTGGCTCGGTGTGGTCCTCGTGCTGATCATGGCGGCCGGAGTGTTCGGTCCCCGGCTGCTGCCGCGCGCGGTCGCCGCGAGCGCCGCCGTCGGCGTGCTGGCCTTCGGCCTCGTCTCGCCCGACGGCCTGATCGCCGAGCAGAGCGTCCAGCGCTACCGCAACGATCACTCCATCGACATCGAGTACCTCAAGGGCCTGTCGGCCGACGCCGCACCCGCCCTCGACACCCTGCCCGAACCCTTGCGCTCCTGTGCGCTGCAGGACATCCAGCGAGCGCTCCGGGATTCCGACGAGCCCTGGTACGCGACGAGCTGGGGCGAGAAGCGGGCCCGGGACATCCTCGGCGACTGGGACCCCGGCTTCCGCGCGCTCGACTGCCGGGGGCTGAGTTCGGGCGACAACGGGGACGAGCGCGGCGGCGGGACGGACGACGCCTACGACCCGTATGACCCGTACTGA
- a CDS encoding MFS transporter, translating into MALAVIAACQLMVVLDSTIVNIALPHIQEALSFSTTDLSWVLSAYTLTFGGLLLLGGRAGDILGRRRVFMAGILVFTLASLLGGFAQEPWQLLTARALQGIGGAIASPTSLALITTTFPEGPERNRAFGVFAAVSAGGGAIGLLAGGMLTEWLDWRWVFFVNVPIGVLIAVLAPMYINESDRHSGRFDISGALTSTLGMASLVYGFIRASEEGWRDSLTLASFGAAVLLLAAFVLVEMRAKEPITPLRMFADRNRSGTYVIMLSLAAAMFGMFFFIVLFVQNVLAYSPIESGLAFLPVTVSIIIGAGLSQRFLPVLGPKPFMITGSALAGAGLFWLTFISPDSSYLAGVLGPMLVFSFGMGLNFVTLTLTAVSGVAQHEAGAASSLLNASQQVGGSLGLSILVTVFGTASRNEAEKQVPKFLAEASPEQKAQFAKTRELPGNWGHAVLTEGISTAFLAAVAMAALALLTALLVIRVRKSDLDALSGKAAAGGPAA; encoded by the coding sequence ATCGCCCTGGCCGTCATCGCCGCTTGTCAGTTGATGGTTGTGCTCGACTCCACGATCGTCAACATCGCGCTCCCGCACATCCAGGAAGCCCTGAGTTTCTCGACCACGGATCTCTCCTGGGTCCTCAGCGCCTACACGCTCACCTTCGGCGGTCTGCTGCTGCTCGGCGGCCGGGCCGGGGACATCCTCGGCCGCCGCCGGGTGTTCATGGCCGGCATCCTCGTTTTCACCCTCGCCTCGCTCCTGGGCGGATTCGCCCAGGAGCCCTGGCAGTTGCTCACAGCCCGCGCACTCCAGGGCATCGGCGGCGCCATCGCCTCACCGACCTCGCTCGCGTTGATCACCACGACGTTTCCCGAAGGCCCCGAGCGCAACCGTGCGTTCGGTGTCTTCGCCGCTGTCTCCGCCGGCGGCGGTGCGATCGGACTGCTGGCGGGCGGCATGCTCACCGAGTGGCTGGACTGGCGCTGGGTCTTCTTCGTCAACGTGCCGATCGGCGTGCTGATCGCGGTCCTGGCTCCGATGTACATCAACGAGTCCGACCGGCATTCGGGCCGCTTCGACATATCGGGTGCCCTGACCTCGACCCTCGGCATGGCCTCGCTGGTATACGGGTTCATCCGGGCCTCCGAGGAGGGCTGGCGGGACTCGCTCACACTGGCCTCGTTCGGCGCCGCGGTGCTTCTGCTCGCCGCATTCGTGCTGGTGGAGATGAGAGCCAAGGAGCCGATCACTCCCCTGCGGATGTTCGCCGACCGCAACCGCTCAGGCACGTATGTGATCATGCTCAGCCTGGCCGCGGCCATGTTCGGCATGTTCTTCTTCATCGTGCTGTTCGTGCAGAACGTCCTGGCCTACAGCCCCATCGAATCGGGCCTGGCCTTCCTGCCCGTGACCGTCTCGATCATCATCGGAGCGGGGCTCTCGCAGCGGTTCCTCCCGGTCCTGGGGCCGAAGCCGTTCATGATCACGGGTTCCGCGCTCGCCGGTGCGGGCCTGTTCTGGCTCACGTTCATCTCCCCGGACAGCTCCTACCTGGCCGGGGTTCTCGGCCCGATGCTGGTGTTCAGCTTCGGCATGGGGCTGAACTTCGTGACGCTCACCCTGACCGCGGTCTCCGGAGTCGCTCAGCACGAGGCGGGCGCGGCCTCCAGCCTGTTGAACGCGAGCCAGCAGGTGGGCGGCTCGCTGGGGCTGTCCATCCTGGTCACGGTCTTCGGCACCGCCAGTCGCAACGAGGCCGAGAAGCAGGTGCCCAAGTTCCTGGCAGAAGCGTCCCCGGAGCAGAAGGCGCAATTCGCCAAGACCCGTGAACTGCCCGGGAACTGGGGCCACGCGGTGCTCACCGAGGGCATATCCACCGCATTCCTCGCGGCGGTAGCCATGGCCGCTCTCGCCCTGCTGACCGCGCTGCTGGTCATCCGCGTGCGCAAGAGCGATCTGGACGCGCTGAGCGGCAAGGCGGCTGCCGGAGGGCCGGCTGCCTAG